From one Rhizobium rosettiformans genomic stretch:
- a CDS encoding mannitol dehydrogenase family protein yields the protein MQRLSSTTGLPDTVRQPRFDRTKLKPGIVHIGIGAFHRAHQAVFTQRALEAEFGPWGIIAVNLRSPEPVEALAAQEGLYSTTTRSEAGDQSEVIGATVDWICAANDRAYVLSALADPAIRVVTLTVSEKAYGLDPVTGGLDHAHQAVAADLKTPNAPVGVLGFLVEALALRRAAGLPPYTVLCCDNLPSNGKVVRRLVLEMAQLRDPTLADWIAEKGRFPSSMVDRIVPAATDATRLRAGRLLGAQDALAIDTEPFLQWVIEDDFVSGHPAWEAGGAIFTDDVEPYEKMKLRLLNGTHTLLAHLGILANLDYIRDVMAVPDLAAKARLHMEEVVSTLDPVPGIELGGYIDDLLARFSNPTIDHRNLQIAQDTTQKLPQRILAPAVDVLAKGETAVATAYAVGVWMASVKKRGDCDDPRRSEVIAAAASMDAMDLSGSFFSIPGLFPPGLRAARDWRDRVNAAILSFWDSGAASPR from the coding sequence TTGCAAAGGCTCTCCAGCACGACAGGTCTTCCAGATACGGTTCGGCAACCGCGTTTCGATCGGACGAAATTGAAACCCGGCATCGTGCATATCGGGATCGGCGCCTTCCACAGGGCGCATCAGGCGGTGTTCACGCAGCGTGCTCTGGAAGCCGAATTCGGACCCTGGGGCATCATTGCCGTAAACCTGCGTTCGCCCGAGCCGGTCGAGGCACTCGCCGCCCAGGAGGGCCTCTATTCCACCACCACTCGCAGCGAGGCAGGCGATCAATCCGAAGTCATCGGCGCCACCGTCGACTGGATCTGCGCCGCCAACGATCGTGCCTATGTGCTCTCGGCCCTGGCCGATCCGGCGATCCGTGTGGTGACGCTCACCGTGTCGGAAAAAGCCTATGGTCTTGATCCGGTAACGGGCGGGTTGGACCACGCTCATCAAGCCGTTGCCGCGGACCTCAAGACGCCGAACGCGCCAGTCGGTGTGCTCGGCTTCCTCGTAGAGGCGCTTGCCTTACGCCGTGCTGCAGGGCTTCCCCCCTATACGGTTCTCTGTTGCGACAATCTACCATCCAACGGCAAGGTCGTGCGCCGCCTGGTTCTGGAGATGGCACAGCTGCGCGATCCGACGCTGGCCGATTGGATCGCCGAGAAGGGTCGGTTTCCCTCCTCCATGGTCGACCGAATCGTGCCCGCCGCGACCGACGCCACCCGGCTGCGGGCCGGAAGACTGCTCGGCGCCCAGGACGCACTGGCAATCGATACCGAGCCCTTCTTACAATGGGTCATCGAGGATGACTTTGTCTCCGGTCACCCCGCCTGGGAGGCCGGCGGTGCAATCTTCACCGACGATGTCGAGCCCTACGAGAAGATGAAGCTGCGCTTGCTGAACGGCACGCATACGCTGCTCGCCCATCTCGGGATCCTCGCCAACCTTGACTATATCCGCGACGTGATGGCCGTGCCGGATCTGGCGGCAAAGGCGCGGCTGCATATGGAAGAGGTCGTCTCGACGCTCGATCCGGTGCCCGGCATCGAGCTTGGCGGCTACATCGATGATCTGCTGGCGCGCTTTTCCAATCCGACCATCGACCATCGCAACCTCCAGATTGCGCAAGACACCACGCAAAAACTGCCGCAACGAATTCTAGCGCCTGCCGTCGACGTGCTGGCGAAAGGTGAGACGGCGGTCGCGACGGCCTATGCCGTGGGGGTCTGGATGGCGTCGGTTAAGAAGCGAGGCGATTGTGACGACCCACGTCGCAGCGAGGTCATTGCAGCGGCAGCCAGCATGGATGCCATGGACCTTTCCGGATCCTTCTTTTCAATCCCCGGTCTTTTTCCGCCTGGGCTACGGGCGGCCCGCGACTGGCGGGACAGGGTCAATGCTGCGATCCTGTCGTTCTGGGATAGCGGCGCTGCTAGCCCTCGTTAG
- the uxuA gene encoding mannonate dehydratase, translated as MRHTWRWFGPIDKVSVRDAAQAGAEGIVSALHHIATGEVWPEDEIAKRHDEIRAGGLVWDVVESIPVSEDIKTQTGDWKRHIANWQETLRRLSASGIRTVCYNFMPILDWTRTDLRWETGHGAKAMRFDLVDFAAFDIHILKRPEATADYPDWLTEEAAHRFHGMPEAKIMALGKNIGAGLPGSADGYTLEQLLEKLRSYQGINRERLQQNLVDFLSEVAPVAQQVGINICAHGDDPPWPLLGLPRILSTEGDYAHMLDAVDVRANGVTLCTGSLGARPDNDLPFLAKRFAERIHFVHLRNVTRDTDTVPCSFFEDEHLEGGTDMVAVIAALLAEEARRRKEGRDDHQIPMRPDHGQEILDDLTRGAQPGYPAIGRLKGLAELRGIERTLSHAQYGLGG; from the coding sequence ATGAGACATACCTGGCGCTGGTTCGGCCCCATCGACAAAGTCAGTGTGAGAGATGCGGCCCAAGCCGGTGCCGAGGGCATCGTGTCCGCACTGCACCACATCGCAACCGGTGAGGTCTGGCCGGAAGACGAGATTGCCAAACGGCATGACGAGATCCGCGCCGGCGGTCTGGTTTGGGATGTGGTCGAGAGCATTCCGGTGTCCGAGGACATCAAGACGCAGACCGGCGACTGGAAGCGCCACATCGCCAACTGGCAGGAAACGCTCAGACGCCTGTCGGCCTCGGGCATACGAACAGTCTGCTATAATTTCATGCCGATTCTCGACTGGACACGCACGGATTTGCGGTGGGAGACGGGCCATGGCGCCAAAGCCATGCGCTTTGATCTCGTGGATTTCGCAGCCTTCGACATCCATATCCTGAAGCGACCCGAGGCTACCGCGGATTATCCGGACTGGCTCACTGAGGAGGCAGCACACCGTTTCCATGGCATGCCGGAAGCCAAGATCATGGCGCTTGGCAAGAACATCGGTGCCGGCCTGCCAGGCTCTGCCGATGGCTACACGCTTGAGCAGCTGCTCGAAAAGCTACGCTCCTACCAAGGCATCAACCGCGAGCGGCTGCAGCAGAACCTTGTCGATTTCCTGAGTGAAGTCGCGCCAGTGGCGCAACAGGTCGGCATCAATATCTGCGCACACGGCGATGATCCGCCCTGGCCACTGCTGGGTCTCCCGCGCATATTGTCGACAGAGGGCGACTATGCGCACATGCTGGATGCCGTCGATGTCCGCGCCAATGGCGTCACACTCTGCACCGGATCACTCGGCGCGCGCCCTGACAATGATCTGCCTTTTCTTGCCAAGCGCTTTGCCGAGCGAATCCACTTCGTGCATCTCCGCAATGTGACCCGTGACACCGACACAGTCCCTTGCTCCTTCTTCGAGGACGAGCATCTGGAAGGCGGGACCGACATGGTGGCTGTGATCGCTGCGCTGCTTGCAGAGGAGGCAAGACGGCGCAAGGAGGGGCGTGACGATCACCAGATTCCCATGCGTCCGGATCACGGGCAGGAAATTCTCGATGACCTCACGCGGGGTGCACAGCCGGGCTATCCCGCCATCGGCAGGCTCAAGGGTTTGGCAGAGCTTCGCGGCATCGAGCGCACGCTGTCGCATGCCCAATACGGGCTGGGAGGCTGA
- a CDS encoding L-idonate 5-dehydrogenase — translation MQTRVARLHAERDLRVEHLDYPTCRAGEVRLAMAAGGICGSDLHYYQDGGFGPVRVREPIIAGHEASGFVEEIGEGVKGLELGQLVAVNPSRPCGQCQYCRIGHPIHCLDMRFMGSAMRLPHEDGMFREQLVVPAIQCHPVGGGVTPGEAACAEPLAVCLHAAAQAGDLKDKAVLVTGAGPIGLLTVAAARHAGAGQIVVTDLADSALSRALSMGATQAINVKSEPDGLLPFTEHKGYFDMVFDCSAAGPALRSAFATIKPRGVLVQVGVTGDVTIPLNALVGKEIVWRGSQRFHEEFSDAVALISTRQIDVRPIISHSFPLDAVVEAFEQAGDRSVACKVQITFKQTDESPKDER, via the coding sequence ATGCAAACCCGCGTTGCCCGCCTTCATGCCGAACGCGACCTGCGCGTCGAGCATCTCGATTATCCGACATGTCGCGCCGGGGAGGTTCGCCTTGCCATGGCCGCAGGTGGCATCTGCGGTTCGGACCTGCACTACTACCAGGATGGTGGCTTTGGCCCGGTCCGCGTCCGTGAACCGATCATCGCCGGTCACGAAGCCTCCGGCTTTGTGGAGGAAATAGGCGAGGGTGTTAAAGGCCTTGAACTCGGACAACTTGTGGCGGTCAATCCGTCCCGACCCTGCGGCCAGTGCCAGTATTGCCGGATCGGGCACCCCATTCACTGCCTTGACATGCGCTTCATGGGCTCGGCCATGCGGCTGCCACATGAAGACGGCATGTTTCGCGAACAACTGGTCGTGCCGGCCATTCAATGCCATCCGGTCGGCGGCGGCGTCACCCCCGGAGAAGCGGCCTGCGCAGAGCCGCTGGCAGTCTGCCTCCATGCAGCGGCCCAGGCGGGCGATCTCAAGGACAAGGCGGTTCTCGTTACCGGCGCAGGTCCGATCGGTCTATTGACCGTGGCCGCCGCCCGTCATGCAGGTGCAGGCCAGATCGTGGTCACGGATCTGGCCGACTCCGCCCTGTCGCGGGCGCTCTCAATGGGTGCCACGCAAGCCATCAATGTGAAAAGCGAGCCGGACGGGCTTCTCCCCTTCACCGAGCACAAGGGCTATTTCGACATGGTTTTCGATTGCTCGGCTGCTGGACCTGCCCTGCGCTCGGCCTTTGCGACTATCAAGCCGCGCGGCGTCCTGGTCCAGGTCGGCGTGACTGGCGACGTTACCATTCCTCTCAACGCACTGGTCGGCAAGGAAATCGTCTGGCGCGGCTCGCAGCGCTTCCATGAGGAGTTCTCAGATGCCGTCGCCTTGATCTCGACGCGCCAGATCGATGTGCGTCCGATCATCTCGCACAGTTTCCCACTCGATGCGGTGGTCGAGGCCTTCGAACAGGCCGGTGACCGGTCGGTGGCCTGCAAAGTGCAGATCACATTTAAACAGACGGATGAAAGCCCAAAGGACGAGAGATGA
- a CDS encoding TRAP transporter large permease, producing MLLLIGSFLLLLILGTPVAVSMAVASLAYLVIYGVAPDIIAAQRMIAGVESFPLIAVPFFILAGNLMNIAGVTGRIYKFALSLVGWMKGGLAQVNIIGSVVFSGMSGTALADAAGIGTIEIKAMKDHGYPVEAAVGVTAASATLGPIFPPSLPFVIYGMMANASIGALFMAGIVPGVVMAILMMLTVYIFAKRKGWGSDTPFELKQLLAASLEVVIVLAFPVAIYLMILAGMSVNIAVLIGLAVLVALDWYFDFSAVMALMTPVLLIGGMTMGWFTPTEAAVAAVLWSLFLGLVRYRTMTVRTLAKASFDTIETTASVLFIVTAASIFAWLLTVSQAAQLFSDFMFGLTDNWWTFLIIVNILLLVVGAFLDTIAAISILVPILMPVAVRYGIDPVHLGVVITLNLMIGLLTPPVGMVLFVLSRISKLSVEKTTLAILPWMIPLFLALGLITFIPAITMWLPTQLGLIR from the coding sequence ATGCTGCTTCTCATCGGTTCCTTTCTGCTTCTCTTGATCCTTGGCACACCGGTCGCGGTCTCCATGGCCGTCGCGTCGCTCGCCTATCTCGTGATCTATGGCGTAGCTCCTGATATCATCGCCGCTCAACGCATGATCGCCGGCGTCGAGAGCTTTCCTCTGATTGCGGTCCCCTTCTTCATTCTGGCCGGCAATCTCATGAACATTGCCGGGGTGACAGGCCGCATTTACAAGTTCGCCCTGTCACTCGTCGGCTGGATGAAGGGTGGCTTGGCGCAGGTCAACATCATCGGCTCGGTGGTTTTTTCCGGCATGTCGGGTACGGCGCTTGCCGATGCCGCCGGCATCGGCACCATCGAAATCAAGGCCATGAAGGACCATGGCTATCCGGTGGAGGCGGCCGTCGGGGTCACCGCGGCCTCTGCCACGCTCGGTCCCATCTTCCCGCCATCCCTGCCCTTCGTCATATACGGCATGATGGCGAATGCCTCGATCGGGGCGCTGTTCATGGCTGGTATCGTGCCCGGGGTCGTGATGGCGATCCTGATGATGCTGACGGTTTACATCTTCGCCAAGCGCAAGGGCTGGGGCTCTGATACGCCATTCGAGCTGAAGCAATTGCTGGCTGCCTCGCTGGAAGTGGTGATCGTCCTCGCCTTCCCTGTCGCCATCTATCTGATGATCCTGGCGGGAATGTCGGTCAATATCGCGGTGCTGATCGGACTTGCGGTTCTCGTGGCGCTCGACTGGTATTTCGACTTTTCCGCGGTCATGGCGTTGATGACACCCGTGCTGCTGATCGGCGGCATGACGATGGGCTGGTTCACACCAACAGAGGCGGCCGTGGCTGCCGTTCTCTGGTCGTTGTTTCTCGGGCTCGTTCGCTACCGGACGATGACGGTGAGAACGCTGGCAAAGGCGTCGTTCGACACGATCGAAACCACGGCCTCGGTGCTGTTCATCGTCACCGCCGCGTCGATCTTCGCCTGGTTGTTGACGGTGAGCCAGGCAGCACAGCTATTCTCGGACTTCATGTTCGGGCTCACCGACAACTGGTGGACCTTCCTGATCATCGTCAACATCCTGCTGCTGGTCGTCGGGGCCTTCCTCGATACGATAGCAGCCATCAGCATCCTTGTGCCCATCCTGATGCCGGTTGCAGTCCGCTATGGCATCGATCCGGTGCATCTCGGCGTCGTCATCACCCTCAACCTGATGATCGGGCTTCTGACCCCGCCCGTCGGAATGGTGCTGTTCGTGCTTTCACGCATCTCCAAACTGTCGGTCGAAAAGACGACTTTGGCCATCCTGCCCTGGATGATTCCGCTCTTCCTGGCGCTTGGCCTCATCACCTTCATCCCGGCCATCACCATGTGGCTACCGACACAACTCGGTCTGATCCGTTGA
- a CDS encoding TRAP transporter small permease gives MTEHPHAPISVEEMAHAFEEEAAPVDLSHHAIEDWVTLAVFWGMGLAVFLQFFTRYVLNNSFSWTEEIAANCLVVVVFMGSVMCVRTMRHIQVDLLYRFLPTRAVRVLETVVDAIGIAFFAYMTWLMWRYLEIVGEERMVTVDLPRGIVFYTVFAAFALMFARSVHNLVKDLTGTKTARQKAQEDINAGGI, from the coding sequence ATGACGGAGCACCCGCACGCGCCGATCAGTGTGGAAGAGATGGCGCATGCCTTCGAGGAGGAGGCAGCACCGGTCGATCTATCCCATCACGCCATCGAGGATTGGGTGACGCTGGCCGTGTTCTGGGGCATGGGCCTCGCCGTGTTTCTGCAATTCTTTACCCGCTACGTCCTGAACAACAGCTTTTCCTGGACCGAGGAAATCGCCGCCAATTGTCTCGTTGTCGTCGTCTTCATGGGGTCCGTCATGTGCGTGCGCACCATGCGGCATATCCAGGTGGACCTGCTCTACCGGTTTCTCCCAACACGGGCGGTCAGGGTGCTCGAAACGGTCGTCGATGCCATCGGCATCGCCTTTTTCGCCTACATGACCTGGCTCATGTGGCGTTATCTGGAGATCGTCGGCGAGGAGCGCATGGTCACCGTGGACCTGCCGCGCGGCATCGTCTTCTACACCGTCTTTGCAGCCTTTGCGCTCATGTTTGCCCGCTCTGTCCATAACCTTGTCAAGGATCTGACCGGAACGAAAACCGCGCGCCAGAAGGCGCAGGAAGACATCAACGCAGGGGGGATCTGA
- a CDS encoding sialic acid TRAP transporter substrate-binding protein SiaP has product MKLTLKTLLGAAAVIVASTVSVHAETVLKWAHVYETSEPFHTDSVWAAEEINKRTDGRYKIDVFPASQLGKEADINQGLKLGTVDIIISGSSFAARDHNPIGVTYYPYIFRDPSHLLAYTKSDVFKKLTAGYEEKTGNHIVAVSYYGTRHTTSNRPIAKCEDMAGLKIRVPDVPAYLAMPRACGANTTPIAFAEVYLALQNGTVEAQENPLTTIEAKKFYEVQKNIVLTGHIVDHLNTVVSKTRWASLSDEDKAIFTEVMLEAAARTTKTIEAREKALVDEFKAKGITVTEVDKADFEENVLAKAKFEDFGYDKADWEAIRAIQ; this is encoded by the coding sequence ATGAAACTGACACTTAAGACGCTTCTTGGAGCAGCGGCGGTGATTGTCGCGTCCACTGTCTCGGTCCATGCCGAGACCGTTCTGAAATGGGCCCATGTCTACGAGACTTCGGAGCCCTTCCACACGGATTCCGTCTGGGCGGCAGAAGAGATCAACAAACGGACCGATGGCCGCTACAAGATCGACGTCTTCCCGGCCTCGCAGCTCGGCAAGGAAGCCGATATCAACCAGGGCCTCAAGCTCGGAACGGTCGATATCATCATCTCAGGCTCGAGCTTTGCCGCACGCGATCACAATCCGATCGGCGTGACCTACTATCCCTACATCTTCCGCGACCCGAGCCATCTCCTGGCCTACACGAAGAGCGACGTCTTCAAGAAGCTGACGGCCGGCTATGAAGAGAAGACCGGCAACCATATCGTTGCCGTCAGCTACTATGGAACGCGGCATACCACCTCAAACCGACCCATCGCCAAATGCGAAGACATGGCGGGCTTGAAGATCCGCGTACCGGACGTTCCGGCCTATCTGGCGATGCCGCGGGCCTGCGGCGCCAACACAACGCCGATCGCCTTTGCGGAAGTCTATCTCGCCCTGCAGAACGGCACGGTTGAAGCCCAGGAAAATCCGCTGACAACGATCGAGGCCAAGAAGTTCTACGAAGTCCAGAAGAACATCGTGCTCACCGGCCATATCGTTGACCACCTGAACACGGTCGTCTCCAAGACCCGTTGGGCAAGTCTGTCGGATGAAGACAAGGCCATCTTCACCGAGGTGATGCTGGAAGCAGCGGCCCGCACGACGAAGACGATCGAAGCCCGTGAAAAGGCGCTGGTCGACGAGTTCAAGGCAAAGGGCATCACAGTCACCGAAGTCGACAAGGCTGACTTCGAAGAGAATGTCCTCGCCAAGGCGAAGTTCGAGGACTTCGGCTACGACAAGGCTGATTGGGAAGCCATCCGCGCCATCCAATAA
- a CDS encoding FadR/GntR family transcriptional regulator produces MFVALEPRRLYRQVAEQIRALIETGELKPGSRLPPERELADRFSVSRPTVREALIVLEVEGHIQIRMGSGVYISSRPLPAQEGAANDDSEGPLEILQARCLIESGIAEEAARLATAEGLMRIDAILERMEGALDDGAVALACDRDFHTAIADIIGNSALKHFTGLIYDSRMSPYFKKLASYFEGPHTWKLALEEHRIIRNAIAARDPDGAREAMRRHLTLAQKRFSESFEEEPTRED; encoded by the coding sequence ATGTTCGTGGCTTTGGAGCCGCGCCGGCTTTATCGCCAGGTCGCGGAGCAGATCCGTGCGCTTATCGAAACGGGTGAGTTGAAGCCGGGTTCGCGGCTTCCGCCCGAGCGCGAGCTCGCAGACCGCTTTTCAGTCTCGAGACCCACCGTCCGTGAGGCACTGATCGTGCTCGAGGTGGAGGGACACATTCAGATCCGTATGGGCTCTGGTGTGTATATCAGCAGCCGGCCCCTGCCAGCCCAAGAGGGTGCCGCCAATGACGACAGCGAAGGCCCGCTGGAAATCCTGCAGGCGCGTTGTCTGATCGAAAGTGGTATCGCGGAAGAGGCTGCAAGGCTTGCGACCGCGGAAGGTCTCATGCGGATCGACGCCATTCTGGAGCGCATGGAGGGCGCACTGGACGATGGCGCCGTGGCTCTGGCTTGTGACCGCGATTTCCACACGGCGATTGCCGACATCATCGGAAATTCGGCGCTCAAGCACTTCACCGGTCTGATCTACGATTCGCGCATGTCGCCGTATTTCAAGAAGCTGGCCAGCTACTTCGAGGGACCGCATACCTGGAAGCTGGCGCTGGAGGAGCACCGCATCATTCGCAACGCCATCGCAGCTCGGGACCCGGACGGTGCCCGAGAGGCCATGCGGCGTCATCTGACGCTGGCGCAAAAGAGATTCTCGGAAAGCTTTGAGGAGGAGCCGACCAGAGAAGACTGA
- a CDS encoding four-carbon acid sugar kinase family protein: protein MLIIIADDLTGALDSAAPFAARGLHTEVALTPNAVTSGLLQAPEVLSVNLASREKPAEDAFRTLRQVMEALPSDVILFKKVDSRLKGHISTELDAIPFTRALVAPAIPAFGRFVRDGHVQGFGVPTPISVANALEHHVARCSIVDTITDQDLSNALTHARAEGIDLFIGARGLAEALALEMTGQPLSELVEPPIGPALFVIGSHDRITVEQVDRLREMEAVNHHPAPNGLLEFVAQPETFPMLVQAVSGDTEISSEEVARNLAFSVHPGLTAGARTLLLCGGSTAEAVMARMGIECFRLQGECLPGLGLAYADGHCIIAKSGGFGVPETLVTLAEKLQGGRG from the coding sequence GTGCTTATCATCATTGCCGATGATTTGACGGGAGCACTGGACTCCGCCGCTCCCTTTGCCGCGCGCGGGCTGCATACGGAAGTCGCCTTGACGCCGAATGCGGTGACGTCAGGCCTTTTGCAGGCGCCGGAGGTGCTGTCCGTCAATCTGGCCTCTCGGGAAAAGCCTGCAGAAGACGCGTTCCGAACCCTGCGTCAGGTGATGGAAGCGCTGCCATCCGATGTCATCCTGTTCAAGAAGGTCGACTCGCGCCTCAAGGGACATATCTCGACTGAACTCGATGCCATTCCATTCACAAGGGCACTCGTTGCACCCGCCATCCCTGCCTTTGGTCGCTTCGTCCGCGACGGGCATGTCCAGGGATTTGGAGTGCCCACGCCGATCTCCGTGGCCAACGCCTTGGAGCACCATGTAGCGCGATGCAGCATCGTCGATACAATAACGGATCAGGACCTGAGTAACGCTCTAACGCATGCACGCGCCGAAGGCATCGATCTCTTCATCGGGGCAAGGGGGCTTGCCGAGGCACTGGCCTTGGAAATGACCGGACAACCGCTGTCCGAACTGGTTGAGCCGCCCATCGGCCCTGCACTCTTTGTCATCGGATCGCATGATCGCATTACCGTGGAGCAGGTCGATCGGTTGCGCGAGATGGAGGCTGTGAACCACCATCCGGCACCCAACGGCTTGCTGGAGTTTGTCGCCCAGCCAGAGACGTTCCCAATGCTTGTGCAGGCGGTCTCCGGTGACACAGAGATAAGCTCGGAGGAGGTCGCTCGAAACCTTGCGTTCTCGGTACACCCCGGTTTGACTGCAGGTGCCCGAACTCTCCTCCTGTGCGGCGGCTCGACCGCCGAAGCCGTGATGGCTCGTATGGGGATCGAGTGTTTCCGGTTGCAAGGGGAATGCCTGCCAGGGCTCGGGCTAGCCTATGCCGATGGACATTGTATCATTGCCAAATCAGGCGGATTCGGAGTGCCGGAAACATTGGTGACGCTCGCCGAAAAACTGCAGGGGGGCAGGGGCTGA
- a CDS encoding FadR/GntR family transcriptional regulator, which produces MGLQNGTPRKSLADLVFERMHRAIKSGAYQSDERLPTEHDLAIEFEVSRPIVREALRRLREQGFIYSRRGAGSFVRSVGMKQPLGFGQLENVADLLNCYEFRLTLEPAAAEAAAMRHTPAALASIREALELMRDATNRQAHREDADFQFHLAIARAANNTYFSTAMEALKDHIAVGMRFHGVSVKRDVAGLSRVFAEHEAIATAIAAGEGGRAKELMHAHLTGSRARLFQTSASLTALPDG; this is translated from the coding sequence ATGGGACTGCAAAACGGAACGCCACGGAAAAGTCTGGCCGACCTGGTTTTCGAGCGAATGCACAGGGCGATCAAATCGGGTGCCTACCAGTCGGACGAGCGCCTGCCGACCGAGCACGATCTTGCGATCGAGTTCGAGGTTTCGCGCCCCATTGTCCGGGAAGCCCTTCGCCGGCTACGCGAGCAGGGTTTTATTTATTCGCGGCGCGGTGCCGGCAGTTTCGTGCGATCCGTTGGCATGAAGCAGCCGCTCGGTTTCGGTCAGCTCGAGAATGTCGCGGATCTTTTGAACTGCTATGAATTTCGCCTGACGCTCGAGCCGGCTGCGGCTGAGGCAGCCGCCATGCGCCACACGCCGGCTGCGCTCGCGTCAATCCGAGAGGCGCTCGAATTGATGCGTGACGCGACCAACCGCCAGGCGCATCGCGAAGATGCCGATTTCCAGTTCCACCTTGCGATCGCGCGCGCCGCCAACAACACCTACTTTTCGACGGCCATGGAAGCCTTGAAGGACCACATCGCCGTCGGCATGCGCTTCCACGGCGTCTCGGTCAAACGGGACGTAGCTGGGCTGTCGCGCGTGTTTGCCGAGCATGAAGCAATTGCAACGGCGATTGCGGCGGGTGAAGGGGGCCGGGCGAAAGAGCTCATGCATGCTCATCTGACAGGTTCGCGCGCCCGCCTCTTCCAGACGAGTGCATCATTGACGGCCCTGCCGGACGGCTGA
- a CDS encoding iron-containing alcohol dehydrogenase, which produces MTSMTASITLHQPRRLIVGAGTIGEVGNLVADATATLVIATPITAGFVDRLKLPGKIEIFDAIPGEPDVATLDAALAVARRVRPQAVIGLGGGSVLDVAKLVAALWDSEQTLADVAGPNKVAGRKTRLIQVATTAGTGSEAGIRSLITDPVKGAKIAVESPHMIADAAVLDPQLTFTVPSAVTAATGVDAMAHCVEAFTNKRAHPMIDGFARMGFRLVGKYLARAVKDGSDTEAREGMMLASYYGGICLGPVNTAAGHAIAYPLGTRLGLPHGLANAIVFPHVLAFNQPVVREKTAEVAEALGFSANSPDDLLENACRFCTNLNIEMQLSRHGAKEDALAGYAAEAHANRRLMDNNPADMAVEDVLAIYRAAY; this is translated from the coding sequence ATGACTTCGATGACAGCATCCATCACCCTTCACCAGCCGCGTCGGCTCATCGTCGGCGCCGGGACGATCGGGGAGGTCGGCAACCTTGTGGCGGATGCCACGGCTACACTCGTCATTGCGACGCCGATCACCGCAGGTTTTGTCGATCGTCTGAAGCTTCCGGGAAAGATCGAAATTTTCGATGCGATCCCGGGTGAACCCGATGTAGCGACACTCGACGCGGCACTTGCCGTCGCCCGCCGGGTCAGACCTCAGGCCGTTATCGGCCTCGGCGGCGGATCGGTTCTCGACGTGGCAAAGCTCGTGGCTGCGCTTTGGGACAGCGAGCAGACGCTGGCCGACGTCGCCGGCCCCAACAAGGTCGCCGGTCGCAAAACCCGGCTGATCCAGGTCGCAACGACGGCGGGCACCGGATCGGAAGCCGGCATACGATCGCTGATCACCGACCCGGTCAAGGGTGCGAAGATCGCGGTTGAAAGTCCGCACATGATCGCCGATGCAGCCGTTCTCGATCCCCAGCTGACCTTCACCGTCCCGTCCGCAGTCACTGCCGCAACCGGCGTCGATGCCATGGCGCACTGCGTCGAAGCCTTCACCAACAAGCGCGCCCATCCGATGATCGACGGCTTTGCGCGCATGGGCTTCCGCCTTGTCGGCAAGTATCTGGCCCGCGCGGTCAAGGATGGTTCCGACACCGAAGCGCGCGAAGGCATGATGCTCGCCTCCTATTATGGCGGGATCTGCCTCGGCCCGGTCAACACGGCAGCGGGTCACGCAATCGCCTATCCACTCGGCACGCGTCTCGGCCTGCCACACGGGCTGGCAAACGCCATCGTCTTCCCGCATGTGCTGGCCTTCAACCAGCCCGTCGTCAGAGAAAAGACGGCGGAAGTAGCGGAAGCGCTCGGCTTCAGTGCCAACTCGCCTGATGACTTGCTGGAAAACGCCTGCCGCTTCTGCACGAACCTCAACATCGAGATGCAGCTTTCCCGGCACGGCGCAAAGGAAGACGCATTGGCGGGATATGCGGCCGAGGCCCATGCCAATCGTCGCCTGATGGACAACAACCCGGCCGACATGGCTGTCGAAGATGTCTTGGCGATCTACAGGGCGGCCTATTGA